The Streptomyces achromogenes DNA segment GCGGACCACCGCTCGGTGACGTCCTGCACCATGTAGCAGACCCCGGTGACCGAATCGTCGGAGCCGACCAGCGGGAAGAAGGACGTGGAGTAGGCGCGCCGGCGGTGCGGATCGGCCCAGCTCCACCCGAGGTACTCGTAGTCGTTGACCGGGGTTCGGGTCTTCAGGACCTTGCGCATGAGGCCCTCGATGGCGTCCGCCTGGAGGCCGGGCAGCAGCTCGCTCAGCCGCCGCCCCAGGCGCTGTTCACGGGGCACGCCGCCGAGGCGTTCCAGCGTGTCGTTCAGCCACACGTAACGCAGTTCCAGGTCCAGCACCGCCATCCCGACCGGGGAGCGGACGAGGAACCCGTCGAGGACGGACTGCCCCAGCGTCCACTGCCGGCTCTGCTCGCGTGCCGAGAGAAGAAAGCACTCGTCCCCGCCGATCCGGAAGGACGCGGAGACCCGCAGGGCGACGTCGACGGAGCGGCCGTCGTGGTGCCGTGCCGTGAGCTGACCGCTCCATCCCCTTCCCGCGCGGCACCGGGCCGCGACCGCCGCCACCCGCGCCGGGTCCCGCGGCATCGCCACCAGACGGCCGGCGAAACGGCCGACGACCTCGGACGCCGGGTGGCCGAGCAGTGCCTGCGCGCCTCTCGTCCAGGCGAGTACGACGCCGTCCGCGGTCACGATCGCCGCCGCGTCGGTGGACGCGTCGAGGAGATCGCGTGGTCCCGCGGGCGTCGGGGCCTCGGAGACTTCTCGCGCTGGATCCATGGGTGCCGTCCTCTACAGCCATGGTGCTGCCTGTCCGCCCGATGCGCACGGCGTCGCCGCGCCCCGGCGGCACCGCACCGCACGCCCGCGCTCCGCGCGCAGACCGCCCGCGCAGGACCGCCCGCGCAGGACCGTCCGCGCAGGACCGTCCGCGCCGAGGGCGCGCGACGGGGCCCCGCTACCGGGCGCGCCGGATGAGGGGCAGCATGGAGGTGCGGGAGGAGGATCCGCGATGACAGCCGAACCCATCCGGTCCGACGGGACCGCGTACCGTCGGGAGGCGCCCCCGCCGACCGGTCTGCTGGACGTGCTGAGCGTCTCCGCGATGGTCGTCGACGCCGAGGGCCGCATCGTGTTCTGGACGCCGCAGGCGGAGGAACTGTTCGGCTACACCGCGCAGGAGGCCCTCGGCAAGTACGCGGCACGGTTGTTCATCCACCCCGAGCACCTGCAGTCCGTGGTGCGGCTGTTCACGGAGGTGCTGGAGACCGGCCGGAGCTGGGCCGGCGCCTTCCCCATCCGGCACAAGGACGGCAGCAGCCGTCTCATGGAGTTCCGCAACATGCGGCTCCAGGACGATCTCGGGGACGTCTACGCTCTGGGCATCGCCGCGGACCACGAGCTGCTGCAGCGCGTCGAGACCGACCTGGCGCTGTGCGAGCGGCTGATCAACCAGTCCCCCATCGGTCTGGCGCTGCTCGACCCGGACCTGCGATATCTCCTGGTCAACCCGGCGCTCGAGCGCATCGACGGCGTCCCCGCCGAGGACCACGTGGGCCGGCGTCTGCGGGAGACCCTGCCGCTGCCCGACGTCGACACCATCGAGTCCGCGCTGCGCCAGGTGTTGACGACCGGCACGCCGCTCCTCGACCAGTACCACGTGGGACGGCCGCGGACCGACCCCGATCACGAGCACGCCTGGTCGCTGTCGTTCTACCGGTTGGAGGACCCCGGCGGGCGGGTGCTGGGCGCGGCCGCCTCGGTCGTCGACGTGACCGAACGGCACCGGGTGGCCGCGGAGGCCGACCGGGCCCGCCGCCGCCTCGCCCTCATCGCCGAGGCCTCCACGCGGGTCGGCACCACACTGGAGGTGGAGCAGACCGCGCGTGAGCTGGCCGAGGTGGCGGTGCCCCAGCTCGCCGACGTGGTCGCGGTGGACGTCCTGGACTCCGCGCTGGCCTGCCGTCGCGCCCGCCGGCCGGACGACGGGCCCGAGCTCTTCCGCGCGCTCGCGCTCAAGGCGGCGCATCCCACCGTGGCGCTGCGTGCCGCCGACCCGCCGGGCGACGTCGCCGCGTACCAGGGCGACCAGTTGGTCACCCTGTGCGTGCACACCGGCCGGCCGGTCCTGGTGAGTCACGTCGGCGACCAGGACCTGCCGCGCATCGCCCGGGACGCCGAGGCCCGCTCCCTGCTGGCCCGCGCGGGGGTGCACTCGTATCTCGCCGTGCCGTTGATCGCCCACGGCGAGGTGCTCGGCGCCCTCGACCTCAAGCGCACCCGCAACCCGCTCCCGTTCGACGAGGACGACGTCCTCCTCGCCGTCGAGCTGGCCGGCCGGGCGGCCGTGGCCATCGACAACGCCCGCTGGTTCGAGAGCGTGCGCAACACCTCCCTCACCCTGCAGCGGAGCCTGCTGCCGGAGCACCCGCCCCACCACCTGGGCCTCGACCTCGCCTCCCGCTACCAGCCGGCTCAGGCCACCAGCGAGGTCGGCGGCGACTGGTACGACGTCATCCCGCTGGCCGACGACAAGACCGCGCTGGTCGTCGGGGACGTCATGGGCAACGGCATCGACGCGGCCGCCACCATGGGCCGGCTGCGCACCGCGACCTGCGCCTACGCGGACCTCGACCTCGAACCCGGCGCCGTGCTCCAGCACCTGGACAAGATCACCTGCGATCTGGAGCACTACATCGTCACCTGCCTCTACGCCGTGTACGACCCCCGCACCGGACAGTGCCGGATCGCCAACGCGGGGCACATGCCGCCCGCGCTGGCCGGGCCCGGGCATCCGGCGACGCTGCTCGAACTGCCGTCCGGGGCCCCGCTCGGCGTCGGCGGCGTCCCCTTCGAGGCCAGCACGACGGCGCTGACCTCCGGCGACCTCCTGGTCCTCTACACGGACGGCCTCGTCGAGACCCGGCAGCACCCCATCGACGACCGTCTGGCGGTCCTGCTCGGCTTCCTGGACGAGCCGCACCGGCCGCTCGAGGAGATCTGCGACCTCCTGCTGTACGGCCTGCGCCATCCCGACGACCACGACGACGTGGCACTGCTGGTGGCACGCGCCCTGTAGCCGCCGAACGTGCCGCACCCGGCGGGCCGGACGGAGCGGCGCTACGTCCGCTCGCCGGACGGCCGGACGGGGGACGTGCCCGGTTGCCGGAGGTCGGCCGTGACCAGCCCCGCGACGTGGGCCGTGACGGTGTCCAGGATGTCGGACCAGGCCGCTTCGTCGCCGAGCACGAGGTAGTTGAGGGTCAGTCCGTCCGTCATGGCGGCGAGATAGCGGGCCAGGACGGGGACGGGCACGCCGAGCCGCAGCCCCATGCCGCGGCACAGCTCCCCGATGAGCTCGGCGTAGGCCTCGCCGTACAGCTCGTACTGACGGCGGGCCAGATGCTCGAACCCGGGCTGGCGCAGGGCGTACTGAGTGAGCTCGTAGGTCAGCATGTGCGCGTCGGGGTGGGCGCGGACGTGGTCCCAGTACGCCGCGAACCCCGCGCGGACCGTCTCCTCGAGCGTGGCCCGGGGGCGGATCGCCTCCCGTACGACGCTCACCGACTGGGCGGTGAGCGTCGTGATGACGGACTCGACGAGGGCCTGCTTGGAGTCGAAGCAGTAGTGGAAGACGCTCAGTGAGACACCCGCCTCGGCGGCGATGGACCGGGTCGTCGTCCTGGGGACGCCGTCCCGGGCCATCGCTCTGATCGCCGCCTCCGTCAGCTGTCGTCGTCGCTCCGCCGACGGCATGCGCGCCATCCGTCTCCCCCGAGTGTCGATGCCGCGGCTGGTGCCGTGACCGCCCTAGGCGCTGTGGACGCCCACTTCGTACAGGGAGTATCCCCAGTCCGTGCCGCGGCCCAGACAGTGCACCCGGACGTAGCGCGCCGGGGCGCCGGCGAACTTCGCCGTGTCCAGGCCCCCGTCACCGGACGTGGTCGACCAGGCGGTCGTCCAGTTCACGCCGTCGGTGGACAGTTCGACGCGGTACGAACCGGCGTACGCGCGCTCCCAGTCGAGGGTGACGCGGGAGACGCGGTTGGTGGCGCCGAGGTCGACCTGCCAGTACTGGTCGTCGCTCCAGTCACTGGCCCAGCGGGTGCCGTCGTCGCCGTCGACGGCCCGGCCGGGCTGGTAGCTGGTGAACGGATTGGACTCGGACGAACTGGCGGTGGCGGTGCGGCCCTTGGCGAGGTCTACCGAAGCCTGGTGCTGCTCGGTCGAGCCCCAGGTGCCGAGGTAGGACTCGGCGCCGCGGAAGAGGTCGTCCACCACGTCCTGGCCTCCTACGCGCCGGATGTCCTCGATCCAGTCGGGGATCATGCCGACGTGCGCGGCGCCGTCGGTGTTGAGGTCGAAGGTGCGCGTGCCGGTCGTCTGACGGTCGATGAGGGACCCGCCGTCGACGCTCTTGAACGGGTAGGTGACCTTGTTCGCTGCGGCGGCGCCGCGGGGGGCGGGGTGGTCGCCGATGCCGTTGAAGTCGGTGCCGAAGCCGTATCCGACGTGGTACTGGTCGCGCAGCGCGTTCGTGCGCTTCGCCTCCGCGGCGAACCCTTCCGAGCCGTGCATGTACTGGGCGACGAACCCGCCGAGGGAGTAGACGCGTTCGGTCCAGTTGAGGTCCATCCAGCTGTGCGAGGACAGCACGCCGGGGTAGTTCGCGGCCTCGAAGATGTCGAGCGCCTGGCCGGTCGCCTTGACGCTCATGTGGTCGACCTCGAGCATCATCTTGCGCTTCATCATGCCGCGCACGGCGTACTCGCCGAGCGCGGTGAGTCCGCGGGTGTTGCACTGCGCGTCGGCCTTGTACGACGGGACGTCGGTGCCCGCCGGGAGGTCCGCCTCCGCCTTCGAGGCGGCGGTGCCGATGGGGTTGTCGTGCTGCGGCCCGGTGCACTTCTCGGTCTGCCAGAAGGTGCCGGTCGACAGGAACTGCCCGACGTTGATGGCCGTTCCGAGACCGCCCTCGTCGAAGCGGACGCCGCACAGCGCGTTGTCGAACTTGTGGCACAGGAACATGCTGCGCACGCCCAGCCCGTACAGCTCGTCGAGTCCCTTGTCGACGTCGGACTTGCTGCACTGCGCGATGTCGAGGATCTGCTTGCATCCGAACGGCTCGGAGGTCTCGACGCCGAGGACGACCGCCAGCTTGCCCTGCTTGACGACCTCACGCGCCTGCGCGCTGTCGAGGACGATCCGGAACCAGCCCTTGCCGGGGCCGCCGTACATCTTGTCGATGTGGGCCTGGAGGTCGTACGTCAGCTTCGCCTGCAGGCGGATCGAGGTCATCTCGTCGCAACTGCGGTCCTTGAACGGGTAGATGCTGCAGATCATGCCGTTCGTGACCAGGTCGTTGACGAGCACCCGTTGTCCGCCGCGCCAGGCCCGCTCGACCCAGGCGTAGTAGTTCGCCTGGTGGGTCATGGAGTCGTAGGCGGGCCAGTCCTTGAAGGTGGGCCAGCCGGTCGGGTCGTGCTTGCCGTCGCCGCCGTGGGTGATGTAGTCGAAGATCGCGAGAGTGCCGTCGGGGTAGTGCTCGGGACAGTCCTTCAGCGCGTCGGCGACGCCGGCCTCGGAGAACACCTTGCCGCAGATCAGCCGTCCGCCGAAGGCCTCGCCCGAGAACAGGTGGTTGTGCGCGTCGACGAACCCGCGGACCCGGCCCGCCGCGTCGGTGCCGGTGAACGGTTCGCCCGTGACGCCGATCTGCGAGTCGGGGGCCGGCCGGGCCGTCGGCGTCCACCAGTCCGCGCCGGCCGCCGAGCTCGGCGTGGGCCCGAGGACGGCGGCGAGCACGAGAAGGAGGAGCGAGACGACGGTGGCGTCTCTGCGTCTGCGGTACGGGCGTCCGGTCATGGTCACAGCCCACGTCCCTCGGTCGGGGGGATCGCGCGGTCGACGTGGGCTCTTCGGCTGCCCGTGAGCTTGTCATGACCGGCGCAAGATAGTGGGACGAGGATCGCGACAGACTCCGTTGCGAGTCAATAGTCCGGGACGCTTGACCTGATGAGCCGGCCCGGCCGGTGACACGACCGGACCGGCCCAAACCTCCCACATCCGCCCGCCAGTTGCGTCGGAGTCACCGAGCGCGCACGCCCGCGCCCCGATGCGCCTACACGTTCAGGTGATGATCCACGGCAACCCGCTCCCCGCCCCTCGCGCGCCCCCTATCCAGGGATCATGGACATTTCCGATCCTTCTGTAGACCCCGGCCGGCTCTCCCGACGGCGGTTCACCGCCACCGCGGCCGCCACCGCCACAGCCGCAACGGCCGCCACCGCCGGCGCCGCCGCGCTGACGGCGACCGCGGCCCCGGCCAGGGCCGTCCCCCGGCAGCCCGCCAACCCGTCCAGGTCCGCTGCCGACTGGGCGACCTGCCTGACCGTCGCCCGCGCCCTGCTCGTGGTCGACGAGCACGACCGGCCGCTCGTGCCGGGGTACGCGAAGATCCTCGAGGGCGGGCTGCCGCGGGCCCGGACGGGTACCGGGAAGAAGGTGCTGGTGATCGGCGCCGGACCCGCCGGGCTGGTCGCCGCCTGGCTGCTCAAGCGGGCCGGTCACCACGTCACCCTCGTGGAGGCCAACGGCAACCGGGTCGGCGGCCGCGTCAAGACCTTCCGCACCGGCGGTCACGAGAACGCGCCGCAGGCCTTCGCCGACGCCCGCCAGTACGCGGAGGCGGGCGCCATGCGCATCCCCGGCAGCCACCCTCTGGTGATGAGTCTGATCGACCAACTCGGCGTCGCCAAAAGGCGGTTCCACCTCGTGGACGTCGACGCCGACGGCAAGCCCGTCAACAACGCCTGGCTGCACGTCAACGGCGTCCAGGTGCGCCGCTCCGCGTACGCGAGGTCCCCGCGCCGGGTCAACCGGTCCTTCGGTGTGCCCCGGAAGTACTGGGACGTGCCGTCCGCGGCCATTCTGCGCGGGGCCCTGGACCCGGTCCGCGACGAGTTCAGCACCCGCGGCGCCGACGGCCGACGTGTGGACAAGCCGCTGTCCGAGCGGGTGCGCGGCTGGGCGCGGGTGGTGCACAGGTTCGGGGACTGGTCGATGTACCGGTTCCTGACCGACGAGGCGGGCCTGGACGAACGGACCGTCGACCTGGTCGGCACCCTGGAGAACCTCACCTCCCGGCTGCCGCTGTCCTTCATCCACAGTTTCATCAGCGCCTCCCTGATCAGCCCGGACACCGAGTTCTGGGAGCTGGTCGGCGGCACGGCCACGCTGCCGGACGCGCTGCTGAAGGAGGTCTCCGACGTGCTGCGCCTGGACCGGCGGGTGACGCACATCGAGTACTGGGCACCGGACCGGCAGGGCGCCGCCGACACCTCGCACGTCCGCGCCGACGGGCCGCACGTCTGGATCGACACCGTCTCCGAGGGGCGCGACGGCAAGCCGGTGCGCCAGGAGTTCACCGCGGACCTCGCGATCGTCACGGTGCCGTTCTCGGGGCTGCGGCAGGTGCAGGTCGGTCCGCTGATGTCGTACAAGAAGCGGCGGGCCGTGGCGGAGCTGCACTACGACAGCGCGACCAAGGTGCTGCTCGAGTTCAGCCGCCGCTGGTGGGAGTTCACCGAGGCGGACTGGAAGCGTGAACTCGACGCCGTGCGGCCCGGTCTGCACGAGGAGTACCGGGCCGGGAAGGCGCCGGGCGACGGGAGCCTGCTCGGCGCCCATCCGTCCGTGCCGCCCGGGCACATCACGCCCGGGCAGCGCGTGCACCACGCGGCCCACCGATGGGCCGCGCGCGACCAGCCGGAGGCGGCGCACATCGTCGGCGGCGGCTCGGTCTCCGACAACGCCAACCGGTTCATGATCAACCCGTCGCACCCGGTCGCGGGCAGCCGCGGCGGTGTCGTCCTGGCCTCCTACAGCTGGGCCGACGACGCCTCCCGCTGGGACTCCCTCGACGACGACGCGCGCTACCCGCACGCGCTGCGCGGGCTGCAGCAGGTCTACGGCCGGCGCATCGAGGTCTTCTACACGGGCGTCGGCCGCACCCAGAGCTGGCTGCGCGATCCGTACGCCTACGGGGAGGCCTCCGTGCTGCTCCCGGGTCAGCACACGGAACTGCTGAGCGCCATCCGCTCCCCCGAGGGGCCGCTGCACTTCGCGGGCGACCACACCTCCGTCAAGCCGTCGTGGATCGAGGGCGCGCTGGAGTCGGGGGTGCGGGCGGCACTCGAGGCGCACCTGGCCTGAACGCGCGAGGCGGGGCCCGGCCGGCCGGGCCGTGACCGCACCGCCCGGCCGGGCCGTGACCGCACCGACAGTTTTGAACG contains these protein-coding regions:
- a CDS encoding SpoIIE family protein phosphatase, encoding MTAEPIRSDGTAYRREAPPPTGLLDVLSVSAMVVDAEGRIVFWTPQAEELFGYTAQEALGKYAARLFIHPEHLQSVVRLFTEVLETGRSWAGAFPIRHKDGSSRLMEFRNMRLQDDLGDVYALGIAADHELLQRVETDLALCERLINQSPIGLALLDPDLRYLLVNPALERIDGVPAEDHVGRRLRETLPLPDVDTIESALRQVLTTGTPLLDQYHVGRPRTDPDHEHAWSLSFYRLEDPGGRVLGAAASVVDVTERHRVAAEADRARRRLALIAEASTRVGTTLEVEQTARELAEVAVPQLADVVAVDVLDSALACRRARRPDDGPELFRALALKAAHPTVALRAADPPGDVAAYQGDQLVTLCVHTGRPVLVSHVGDQDLPRIARDAEARSLLARAGVHSYLAVPLIAHGEVLGALDLKRTRNPLPFDEDDVLLAVELAGRAAVAIDNARWFESVRNTSLTLQRSLLPEHPPHHLGLDLASRYQPAQATSEVGGDWYDVIPLADDKTALVVGDVMGNGIDAAATMGRLRTATCAYADLDLEPGAVLQHLDKITCDLEHYIVTCLYAVYDPRTGQCRIANAGHMPPALAGPGHPATLLELPSGAPLGVGGVPFEASTTALTSGDLLVLYTDGLVETRQHPIDDRLAVLLGFLDEPHRPLEEICDLLLYGLRHPDDHDDVALLVARAL
- a CDS encoding TetR/AcrR family transcriptional regulator, translating into MARMPSAERRRQLTEAAIRAMARDGVPRTTTRSIAAEAGVSLSVFHYCFDSKQALVESVITTLTAQSVSVVREAIRPRATLEETVRAGFAAYWDHVRAHPDAHMLTYELTQYALRQPGFEHLARRQYELYGEAYAELIGELCRGMGLRLGVPVPVLARYLAAMTDGLTLNYLVLGDEAAWSDILDTVTAHVAGLVTADLRQPGTSPVRPSGERT
- a CDS encoding discoidin domain-containing protein, which codes for MTGRPYRRRRDATVVSLLLLVLAAVLGPTPSSAAGADWWTPTARPAPDSQIGVTGEPFTGTDAAGRVRGFVDAHNHLFSGEAFGGRLICGKVFSEAGVADALKDCPEHYPDGTLAIFDYITHGGDGKHDPTGWPTFKDWPAYDSMTHQANYYAWVERAWRGGQRVLVNDLVTNGMICSIYPFKDRSCDEMTSIRLQAKLTYDLQAHIDKMYGGPGKGWFRIVLDSAQAREVVKQGKLAVVLGVETSEPFGCKQILDIAQCSKSDVDKGLDELYGLGVRSMFLCHKFDNALCGVRFDEGGLGTAINVGQFLSTGTFWQTEKCTGPQHDNPIGTAASKAEADLPAGTDVPSYKADAQCNTRGLTALGEYAVRGMMKRKMMLEVDHMSVKATGQALDIFEAANYPGVLSSHSWMDLNWTERVYSLGGFVAQYMHGSEGFAAEAKRTNALRDQYHVGYGFGTDFNGIGDHPAPRGAAAANKVTYPFKSVDGGSLIDRQTTGTRTFDLNTDGAAHVGMIPDWIEDIRRVGGQDVVDDLFRGAESYLGTWGSTEQHQASVDLAKGRTATASSSESNPFTSYQPGRAVDGDDGTRWASDWSDDQYWQVDLGATNRVSRVTLDWERAYAGSYRVELSTDGVNWTTAWSTTSGDGGLDTAKFAGAPARYVRVHCLGRGTDWGYSLYEVGVHSA
- a CDS encoding flavin monoamine oxidase family protein; this encodes MDISDPSVDPGRLSRRRFTATAAATATAATAATAGAAALTATAAPARAVPRQPANPSRSAADWATCLTVARALLVVDEHDRPLVPGYAKILEGGLPRARTGTGKKVLVIGAGPAGLVAAWLLKRAGHHVTLVEANGNRVGGRVKTFRTGGHENAPQAFADARQYAEAGAMRIPGSHPLVMSLIDQLGVAKRRFHLVDVDADGKPVNNAWLHVNGVQVRRSAYARSPRRVNRSFGVPRKYWDVPSAAILRGALDPVRDEFSTRGADGRRVDKPLSERVRGWARVVHRFGDWSMYRFLTDEAGLDERTVDLVGTLENLTSRLPLSFIHSFISASLISPDTEFWELVGGTATLPDALLKEVSDVLRLDRRVTHIEYWAPDRQGAADTSHVRADGPHVWIDTVSEGRDGKPVRQEFTADLAIVTVPFSGLRQVQVGPLMSYKKRRAVAELHYDSATKVLLEFSRRWWEFTEADWKRELDAVRPGLHEEYRAGKAPGDGSLLGAHPSVPPGHITPGQRVHHAAHRWAARDQPEAAHIVGGGSVSDNANRFMINPSHPVAGSRGGVVLASYSWADDASRWDSLDDDARYPHALRGLQQVYGRRIEVFYTGVGRTQSWLRDPYAYGEASVLLPGQHTELLSAIRSPEGPLHFAGDHTSVKPSWIEGALESGVRAALEAHLA